A genomic segment from Silene latifolia isolate original U9 population unplaced genomic scaffold, ASM4854445v1 scaffold_268, whole genome shotgun sequence encodes:
- the LOC141639064 gene encoding uncharacterized protein LOC141639064, with the protein MKGTDWSYYYAPPDSSWIWKKITHTIQALKHAYADNRWLDSDSPYTAQSGYEWLRTKHSKVGWRFLCWNTMNVPKTSFIFWAFMHKRLLTKDRMARMGFTADLICDICASSNEDHDHLFYSCAYSVRCCRLLQQQLHVSFNLPKLVHWFSSARLTGLQRRFMGACHVALIYYVWMVRNEARLNSYVRRPEDMVNQIMQDIHNRFLRLNLSAVQSKDLIWLQSLHLT; encoded by the coding sequence ATGAAAGGGACTGACTGGTCTTACTATTATGCTCCCCCTGATAGTAGTTGGATCTGGAAGAAAATTACCCACACAATTCAAGCCCTCAAGCATGCTTATGCTGATAACAGGTGGTTGGATTCTGATAGTCCTTATACTGCTCAGTCTGGTTATGAATGGCTCCGTACTAAACATTCAAAAGTTGGATGGAGATTCCTGTGCTGGAACACAATGAATGTGCCTAAGACTTCTTTTATCTTTTGGGCTTTTATGCACAAGAGATTACTTACCAAAGATAGAATGGCACGAATGGGTTTTACTGCTGATCTGATTTGTGATATTTGTGCTTCCTCAAATGAAGACCATGACCATCTTTTTTACTCTTGTGCTTATAGTGTTAGATGTTGCAGATTGCTGCAACAACAGCTACATGTTTCTTTCAATTTACCTAAGCTGGTTCACTGGTTTTCTTCTGCTAGGCTCACTGGGTTGCAACGTAGATTTATGGGAGCCTGTCATGTGGCTTTGATATACTATGTTTGGATGGTAAGGAATGAGGCAAGGCTGAATAGCTACGTGAGAAGACCTGAGGACATGGTGAATCAGATTATGCAAGATATTCATAACCGTTTCCTGAGATTGAATCTGAGTGCTGTACAATCCAAGGACCTTATTTGGCTACAAAGTCTGCATTTGACTTAG